The Streptomyces sp. NBC_00162 sequence GGCCCGCGCCATGTCGGCGCGGTAGATGCTTGCGGCCAGCCAGTACCGCAGGAGGAGCGGGCGCGTCAGATCGGACATGCCACCGGTGAATCCTTCGTCGGCCAGCCAGCGGACCATTCTGCGTAGGCCGGTCGCGTACTGGGCGGCCGTGCCCCGGGCCGCGATCGTCCCGTGGGGGTGGACCAGCTCGGGGAACCCGGCGATCAGCTCAGCGACCAACAGCTGGTTCGGCAGGGTGTCGAACGCGGTCACGTACCGGCTTCCGTCGGGGAAGACGAATTCGACGCGCAGGGGGTCGTGGTGGATGTGGGCGGGCATCAGATTTCGTCTCCGAACTCGGCGGCAGCTTCGACCTCGGCGTCGTCGTCGACGTGGCCGGCGCTGGTGTAGGCGTCGCGGTAGATCCGCTGGACGTCGAGGCGCCGCAGGTAGATTTCGGTCGTCGTGACGGAGGAGTGACCGAGGAGATCCCGAAGGATCATCAGCGGGTCCGTCTTGGTCAGGTAGAGGGCCAGGCCGGCGTCTCCGCCGGTGTCGGTGATCAGCGCGGCGGCGCGCTGGTAGTAGCCCTGGACCAGGGCTTCCAGGGTCTCCATGGCGAAGGTGTGACGCAGCATGTGGGCGTGCACGGTGGGGAACCGGGGCTCGAACCGGTCGCGGATGCGCTGGGATGTGCGCCGGAAGACGGTGTCCCAGTCCACGAACGGGGTCCCCGCGGACTGCACGGCGACCAGCGGTGACGTGCCGTCCGGGTTGACCAGCCGCAGGCGCTCGGCAGGTCCGAGGAGCCGCCACGGCATCCGGGCTCCGTTGATCCGGCCGCCCTCCCAGTCGGCCTGCTCCACCATCAGCGGCGGCCCGAGGCGCGCCGGCGGTCGGTAGGGAGCCCGGGTGACGGCGGCGTGCCGGTCCAGCTCCACGTACTGGTAGACATCGGCCAGCGCCCCATGGCTGGTCCAGGTGGCCCTGGCCTTGTTCCCCTTCGTCGTGGCCTCGGCGATCGGGAACCAGACCGGCACGGGCGTCCGCCGCGCGGGCAGGGCGGGGAGCTCGTAGGTCAGCAGGTAGGTGAACTCCTGGGCGCGCAGTCCCGAGGCTACGGCGAGGCCGCCCATGGAGCCGTTGCGGGACAGCTCCCGCCCCCGGAAGGAGTCGTCGGGTGCTCCGTCCGGGTCGAGACCGGCGAGGGCCCGCAGGAAGAGGTCCCGGAATCCGGGCTCCAGGTATTTCATGGTCGCGTGCGGTTGAGCCCGGCGGACAGTCGCCGTGTTACGGCGGGTCTCCACCGGGCTTGAGTCTTTGGAGTACCGGGAGCCCATGGCGTACGTGAACGGAACCTTCGAGCAGTGATCGTTGTCGACGGCCCACGTGTAGAAGCTGGACAGGACCGTGATCCGCTGGTTCCAGGTGGAGCCGTCCCAGCGCGCTTCAATGGGGCCGGCCAGCCGGTACTCGGCGAATGCTCCGAGCGCGGCACGCAGTTCCTCGCGTTCACCGAACGGGTGGACCGACCGGTCCGACAGGAACTCCAGCCAGCTGCGGACGGCCTGGGCGTACGACCTCCACGACTTCGCCGCCGGTACCCCGCTGATCGGAAGTTCCCTCAGCCACGCGTTCACAGCGACAGTGGGGCGCGGTCCGTTCTCGTCCTCGAACCTCAGGTCGTCATCAACCAGAACCGGCATGTTCTCCCGGATCAGGGGTTCTCGTCCCAGGTCCCAGGACTCCCACCCGTCGCGGGTGAAGTAGGTCAGCAACATGCCAACACTCTAGACAATGCAACACAGTTGGCGAGAATGGATAGAAGAACAGTTGCACTCCCGCCTAGCCGTCTAATGCGACAGTGTCAGAGTGCAGGGATTAACCCGTTCTGGAGCCAGGTGGAGTTCGCGGTCGGGGCGGGATCCGCCGCGCAGCCCCCGGCGGTACGGGTGGTGTGCCTCGACGGGCGCCCCGAGCTGGACCGGCAGCTGACCCGGCTGTCGGATCTGGTCGGCCGGCCGGTGCGGGACAGCTGGAGCGTCGTACGGGGCTACGGGGACACCGTTCTGGCCCTGTCGGGCTGTCTGGAGCGCAGCGCGGAGCAGTGCCGGCTGCCGGGCACGCTGCCCGGCCGGGACCCCCGCGGCCTGCTGGGCCGGGACTCGTACGCCGCGCGCTCCGACTTCTGGGCGGGCGCCGGGCTGCCGGACGGGGCGATCGGCGCGGTGTTGGCCGCCGTCCGGCGGTACGGGTCCGCGGTTCCTCCCGGCGGACGGGGGGTGGTGCAGTTCGACGGGGTCTGCGGGGGCGCCGTGAACCGGGTCGCGGCAGCCGACACCGCCTTCGTCCACCGCGACAGCGCCTTCCTCGCCCAGTACCTCGTCTACTGGCCGCAGTCCGCGACGGCCGCCGACGTGGCCCGGCACCAGGCCTGGCTCGACGGGCTCTGGCAGGACCTGCGCCCCTGGGCGAGCGGCCGGGCGTACCAGAACTACACCGATCCACGGCTCGTCGGCTGGCGCGAGGCCTACTACGGGCCGAACCTCTCCCGGCTGGAAGACGTCCGCCGCGCCTACGACCCCGACCGGATGTTCCGCTTTCCCCAGGCCCTCTAGGAGAGTGCATGCGACGTACGTTGACGATGGCCGTTGCGGCCGCCGCCCTGCTGCTGCCGGCCGGGCCGCTGCCCGTCGCCGAGGCGGGCGGCGCCGCGCAGACGGCGGTGGGCCGATGGTCCGCCCGGGAGGCGCAGGCCTTCTGGACCGCCGAGCGGATGGCGTCGGCCGCCCCGCTGCCGCCGGCGGAGCCCGAGCCGCCGGCCGCGGTGCCTGCCGGAACGCCGTCGGCCCCGGCCGCCGATGCCACGCCGACGCCCACGCCCACGTCAATCCCGACGTCAACACCGACGCCGTCACCGACGTCAGCACCGGCCCTCACCCCGACACCGACGCCGGCACCGGCACTCACCCCGACCCGGACCCCGACACCGACACCGACACCGACGCCGATCCTCAGGCCCGCCCCGGTCGTGCGGCCGGCCGCCGCGGGGCCCGGTGTCGGCCAGGACTTCGACGGCGTCCCGGTCGTCGGCCGGATGTTCGTGGTCAAGGGCGCCGGGGCGTACTTCTGCACCGCGAGCGTGGTCGCCTCCCCGGGGCGCAACCTGGTGCTCAGCGCGGCGCACTGCCTGCTCGGCGCGGACACCCAGCAGGTGGCCTTCGTACCGCGGTACACGCGCGCAAACCCGCGGCCGTACGGGATGTTCCCGGTCCTGCGGGACGCGGCCGGGCACTCCAGGATCTGGATCGACCCGCGCTACCGGTCCCAGGGCGCCGACCGCGCGGCCGCGCTCGACGTGGCCTTCGCACAGGTCGGCCCGGACGCCGACGGGTCCCGCGTGCAGGACGTGGTCGGCGCGAACCGCCTCGTGACCGGCTCCGGTTACGCACATCGGCAGGTCACGCTGATCGGCTACCCGGCCTCCGCGGCCCGCCCGCGCCTGTGCGTCAACCGGACGACGAAGTTCACAAGCAAGGACGCGCGGATCCCGGGCTCGTTCCTGCGGATCGACTGCACGGGCTATCCCGGCGGGACCAGCGGCGGCCCGTTCCTGGTCCGCTTCGACGGGCGGACCGGGACCGGTGACGTGGTCGGGGTGATCGGCGGCTGGAAGACCGGCGGGGACACCGCCGACACCTCGTACAGCTCCTACTTCGGCACGGCCATCAGGAAGTTGTACGAGAAGGCGGCTGCCGCGGCGAAGGCGGGGTGAGCACCCGGACCCAACGGGTCCGGCGCGGGTTGCCGACCGTGCGCGGGGTCGCCGGGAGCCCGGCGGCGTTGAGCGGGTCGGCGGGCGCGAGGCCGAGCCTGCGGCGCAGGTCGGCGACGGCGGCGTGGACCGGCGCGAGGACCACCTCGGCCCCCGGGTCGATGTGGGCGAGGGCGTGCGCGGTGGTCTCGATGGCCTCGGCGGCGTCCTCGGCGGCGGTCCGGCTCCACCCTCCGGGCGAGCCGGTCCGCCAGGGCGCTACGGTGTCGTAGAGGTGGCAGGCGGCATCGGCCACGGCGTCGGCCCGTTCCCCGACGCCCGGCGCCGCGATGGTCGGCAGTTCCATGCAGGGTCAACGAGCCGGTTCCCTCCTGGGGTACGAGCCGATGCCCTGGAACGGCGCACCGCCACCGGGTGCATGGCCCGCGCTACCGCGCCGACGCTCGCCGGAGGATCTGCCTGGAAACCGCGTGGGCCGCGGCGGTGGCAGCGCCCGCGAGCGCCAGTCCGGTCACCGCGTCACGCGCCCGCGCGGGCCGCAGGACGCTGGCGTGCCGGAGCCGGCCCCGCGCCCAGAGGGTGAAGGGGACGACGACGAGCGGCGAGGTGACCACGCCCGGGGTGTAGCCGCGGGTGGCGGCGGCCTGTGCGAGGTGTACGAGGCCGTGCAGGCCGAAGCCGTTCAGGGAGGCCTGGTAGAAGGCCGAGCGCCCGCCGGTGCGGTAGCCGTCGGCGGCGGCCGCCGCGACGACGATCCCCATGACACCGACGGCCGTGGCGAACTCGCGGCCGTCCACGGCTTCGAGGCGCCGCCATACGCGGTCGGGTACCCGGGGGTGGCGCTCCCGCAGGGCGGGGACCCGGGTACGGGACCAGCGCGCCATGGTGGCCACTTCTTCGAGGTCGTGCACGGCCCAGGCGGCCAGCAGACCGACCGTGACGGCGCCCCGTGATATCTGCGATGCGTTCATGAGGCAACAGTCTGCAGCCAGAGGGGCAGCAACAGGAGGGAAACGAGGGAGGACTTGATCACCAGGGACGCGGAGAGTTCGACGCCCACGTCGTAACGCTGGGCGAAGATGAACAGGTTCTGCGGGGTCGGCATCGCGGCGAGCAGGACGAGGTAGGCGAGCCACTCGCCCCGCACGCCGACCAGCGCCCCGCACACCACCCAGGTCAGCAGCGGGAAGGCGACGCACTTGAAGGCGATGAGGGCCAGTTCCTCGCGTGTGGTGCCCCGCAGGTCCAGGCCCAGGCCGCCGAGGTGGAGGCCGAGGGCGAACAGGGCCACCGGGGAGGCGCTGTCCCCGACGAAGGCGGCTCCGTCCAGGACCACCACCGGGACGTGCACGGACAGCAGGTTGAGCACGATGCCCGCGTTGCAGGCGAGGACCAGCGGCGTGGCGAGCGAGGCGCCGACCGCCCGGGCCAGGCGCCTGCCCGGGCCGCCCGCGCCGGGACCCGCCCGGCCCAGCTCCATCAGGGAGATGACGACCAGGGACAGGACGCACACCTGGAACAGCAGGATCGGGAAGATCGGGGCCGCCGTCCCGAACACGGTGATGAAGACGGGGACGGCGAAGTAGGCGGTGTTCACCTGGACGCCCGCCATGACCCGCAGCGCCACGGCCCGGGGTTCGCGT is a genomic window containing:
- a CDS encoding BBE domain-containing protein, whose protein sequence is MEFAVGAGSAAQPPAVRVVCLDGRPELDRQLTRLSDLVGRPVRDSWSVVRGYGDTVLALSGCLERSAEQCRLPGTLPGRDPRGLLGRDSYAARSDFWAGAGLPDGAIGAVLAAVRRYGSAVPPGGRGVVQFDGVCGGAVNRVAAADTAFVHRDSAFLAQYLVYWPQSATAADVARHQAWLDGLWQDLRPWASGRAYQNYTDPRLVGWREAYYGPNLSRLEDVRRAYDPDRMFRFPQAL
- a CDS encoding HXXEE domain-containing protein — translated: MNASQISRGAVTVGLLAAWAVHDLEEVATMARWSRTRVPALRERHPRVPDRVWRRLEAVDGREFATAVGVMGIVVAAAAADGYRTGGRSAFYQASLNGFGLHGLVHLAQAAATRGYTPGVVTSPLVVVPFTLWARGRLRHASVLRPARARDAVTGLALAGAATAAAHAVSRQILRRASAR
- a CDS encoding trypsin-like peptidase domain-containing protein; protein product: MRRTLTMAVAAAALLLPAGPLPVAEAGGAAQTAVGRWSAREAQAFWTAERMASAAPLPPAEPEPPAAVPAGTPSAPAADATPTPTPTSIPTSTPTPSPTSAPALTPTPTPAPALTPTRTPTPTPTPTPILRPAPVVRPAAAGPGVGQDFDGVPVVGRMFVVKGAGAYFCTASVVASPGRNLVLSAAHCLLGADTQQVAFVPRYTRANPRPYGMFPVLRDAAGHSRIWIDPRYRSQGADRAAALDVAFAQVGPDADGSRVQDVVGANRLVTGSGYAHRQVTLIGYPASAARPRLCVNRTTKFTSKDARIPGSFLRIDCTGYPGGTSGGPFLVRFDGRTGTGDVVGVIGGWKTGGDTADTSYSSYFGTAIRKLYEKAAAAAKAG
- a CDS encoding site-specific integrase; protein product: MLLTYFTRDGWESWDLGREPLIRENMPVLVDDDLRFEDENGPRPTVAVNAWLRELPISGVPAAKSWRSYAQAVRSWLEFLSDRSVHPFGEREELRAALGAFAEYRLAGPIEARWDGSTWNQRITVLSSFYTWAVDNDHCSKVPFTYAMGSRYSKDSSPVETRRNTATVRRAQPHATMKYLEPGFRDLFLRALAGLDPDGAPDDSFRGRELSRNGSMGGLAVASGLRAQEFTYLLTYELPALPARRTPVPVWFPIAEATTKGNKARATWTSHGALADVYQYVELDRHAAVTRAPYRPPARLGPPLMVEQADWEGGRINGARMPWRLLGPAERLRLVNPDGTSPLVAVQSAGTPFVDWDTVFRRTSQRIRDRFEPRFPTVHAHMLRHTFAMETLEALVQGYYQRAAALITDTGGDAGLALYLTKTDPLMILRDLLGHSSVTTTEIYLRRLDVQRIYRDAYTSAGHVDDDAEVEAAAEFGDEI
- a CDS encoding AEC family transporter; the encoded protein is MGGAAALEKLVPVLLAFGGGVLLARRKAVPAEASKAFSDYAFLFAVPCYLFGNIYAGDLAALFDWQAIGGYAGAAALAVAAVTVAAVAHGIREPRAVALRVMAGVQVNTAYFAVPVFITVFGTAAPIFPILLFQVCVLSLVVISLMELGRAGPGAGGPGRRLARAVGASLATPLVLACNAGIVLNLLSVHVPVVVLDGAAFVGDSASPVALFALGLHLGGLGLDLRGTTREELALIAFKCVAFPLLTWVVCGALVGVRGEWLAYLVLLAAMPTPQNLFIFAQRYDVGVELSASLVIKSSLVSLLLLPLWLQTVAS